A region of the Frankiales bacterium genome:
TCCACGGTCTCGAGCCCGATGAACCCGGCGCCGACGACCACCGCGCGGCGCGCGCCCGCGTCGAGCATCTCGCGCAGGACGTCGGCGTCCGGGACGGTCCGCAGCGTGCGCACCTGGGGGCGGTCCAGGCCGGGCAGCGGCGGCACGATCGGCTCGGCACCGGTGGCCAGCACCAGCGCGTCGTAGGAGAGGTCGTAGGCCGACCCGGCCTCGAGGTCGCGCACCACCACGGTGCGGGCGGCGCGGTCGAGGGCCACCACCTCGTGGCGCACGCGCACGTCGAGGTCGAGCGAGCGCCGCAGGCTGCGCGGGGTGTGCAGGAGCAGCTTGTCGCGGTCGGCGATCTCGCCGCCCACGTGGTAGGGCAGCCCGCAGTTCGCGAACGACACGTCGTGACCGCGCTCGAGCACCACGATCTCGGCGCTCTCGTCGAGCCGGCGCAGCCGTGCCGCCGCCGACATCCCGCCGGCGACGCCGCCGACCACCACGATGCGCATGTCCGCTCCCGTCCTCGTCCGGAGCCATCAGGATACCCCTGGGGGTATCCTGATGGCGAACCGGGCGCGCGCGGATCCTTCCCGGCGACGCCGTCGTGCGCCGTCCCCGCCCGGACCGCCCGGCCGTACGACCCCGCCGCCCTAGGCTGACCACCGCGCGGACGTGGTGGAACTGGCAGACACGCAGGATTTAGGTTCCTGTGCTCCCGAGCGTGCGGGTTCGAGTCCCGCCGTCCGCACGGGCTCGGGCGTCCGCTCGGCGGGCGCCGTACGCGCCCCCGCCGGGCCGGCGGGAGGGCGCTCGCGCAGACTGGGCGCATGACGGTGCAGGTGCGCGAGAACGCAGGACTGGCCCGCTACGAGGCGCTCGTCGACGGCGAGGTCGCCGGGTTCGCGGAGTACCACGACCGCGCCGGCCGCCGGGTGTTCACCCACACCGAGGTCGACCCGGCCCACGAGGGCCAGGGGATCGGCGGCGCGCTCGCCCGCGAGGCGCTCGACGACGTGCGGCGCCGCGGCATGGCCGTCGTGCCGCTGTGCCCGTTCTTCCGGTCGTGGATCGACCGGCACCCGGACTACGCCGACCTCGTGGCGGCCTCCTGACCCCACGACGGGCGCCGGATCACTCCGGGAGGAGCTCGCGCAGCACGGGCACGAGGGCGCGCAGCGCCCGTCCGCGGTGGCTGATGGCGTCCTTCTCCCGGTCGGAGAGCTCGGCGCTGGTCCGCTGCTCGCCGTCGGGCACGAAGATCGGGTCGTAGCCGAAGCCGTTCGTGCCCCGCCGCACGCGCACGAGCCGGCCGGGCATCTCCCCGTGGACGACGGCCTCCCGGCCGTCGGGGAGCACGAGGGCCACGGCGCAGCGGAACTGCGCGCCGAGCCGCTCGTCCGGGGTGTCGGCGAGCTGGGCGAGCACGAGCTCGAGGTTCGCGACGTCGCCCTGCCCGCCGGACCACCGGGCCGAGAGCACGCCCGGCATGCCGTTCAGGGCGTCGACGCACAGGCCCGAGTCGTCCGACACGGCCGGGACGCCGGTGGCCGCGCAGACGGCGCGCGCCTTGAGCAGCGCGTTGCCCTCGAAGCTGTCCTCCGTCTCAGGCACCTCGGGCACGTCGTCGAAGGCGTCGATGCCCACGACGTCGACGTGCAGGCCGGCATCGTCGAGGATGCGGGCCATCTCGCCGATCTTGTGCGCGTTGCGCGACGCGAGCACGACCGTGCGGCGGCCGTCGACCCCGCCGCTCACGACGCCAGGGCCTCCGCCTGCAGGCGGGTCAGCTCCGCGCAGCCGGCCGCCGCGAGGTCGAGGAGGCGGTCGAGCAGAGCCCGGTCGAAGGGCTCGCCCTCGGCGGTCCCCTGCACCTCCACGTAACGGCCGCCGCCGGTCATCACGACGTTCATGTCTGTGTCGGCCGCGACGTCGTCGTCGTAGTGCAGGTCGAGCCGCGGCTCGCCGTCGACGATGCCGACGCTCACCGCGGCCACCGAGTCGACGATCGGCTGAGCGCCGGCCTTCACGTGCCCCTGCGTGCGCGCCCAGGCGATCGCGTCGGCCAGGGCGACATAGGCCCCGGTGATGGCCGCGGTGCGCGTGCCGCCGTCGGCCTGGAGCACGTCGCAGTCGATCATGATCGAGTTCTCGCCGAGCGCGGAGAGGTCGACCGCCGCCCGCAGCGAGCGGCCGACGAGGCGCGAGATCTCGTGCGTGCGACCGCCGACCCGGCCCTTGACCGACTCGCGGTCGCTGCGCGTGCCGGTCGCGCGCGGCAGCATCGCGTACTCGCCGGTGACCCAGCCGAGGCCGGAGTCCTTGCGCCAGCGCGGGACCCCCGGCGTGAACGAGGCCGCGCACAGCACGCGGGTGCGGCCGAACTCGACCAGGCACGAGCCCTCCGCGTGGTCGAGCCAGCCGCGCTGGAAGGTGACGGGTCGGAGCTGGTCGGCGGCACGGCCGTCGCTGCGGGTCATGCGCGAGAGCCTAGGCCGGGCGGGGCACGGCACCCGGCCGCGGGTCAGACCTCGAGCACCAGGCCCGGCTCGGCCAGCACCAGGTCGCCGTCGTAGGCCGCCCGGGCCTCGGCCTCGGTCTCCTCGCGCGGGGTCCACGGCACGAGATGGGTCAGCACCAGGCGCCCGGCGCCGGCCCGCACCGCGTGCTCGGCCGCCTGCCGCCCGGTGAGGTGCAGCCCCGGGGGGATCTCGTGGCGGTCGAGCAGCGAGGCCTCGAACAGGGCCAGGTCGGTCCCGGTCGCGATCTCGACCAGCGCGTCGCACTCCCCCGTGTCGCCGCTGAACACCAGCGAGCGCCCGCCGGCCTCGACGCGGACGGCGTAGGCCTCCACCGGGTGCGCCACGCGGACGGTCGAGACCCGGAACGGCCCCAGCTCGGTGACCGGGACGTGGTCGCGGAACTCGAACTCGCCGAGCATGCCCGGCTCCGGCGGCAGGTCGTAGGCGCGCACCATGCGCTGGTGGGTGCCCGTGGGGCCGAGCACCGGGATCACGTGC
Encoded here:
- a CDS encoding GNAT family N-acetyltransferase; amino-acid sequence: MTVQVRENAGLARYEALVDGEVAGFAEYHDRAGRRVFTHTEVDPAHEGQGIGGALAREALDDVRRRGMAVVPLCPFFRSWIDRHPDYADLVAAS
- the rdgB gene encoding RdgB/HAM1 family non-canonical purine NTP pyrophosphatase, producing the protein MARILDDAGLHVDVVGIDAFDDVPEVPETEDSFEGNALLKARAVCAATGVPAVSDDSGLCVDALNGMPGVLSARWSGGQGDVANLELVLAQLADTPDERLGAQFRCAVALVLPDGREAVVHGEMPGRLVRVRRGTNGFGYDPIFVPDGEQRTSAELSDREKDAISHRGRALRALVPVLRELLPE
- a CDS encoding ribonuclease PH; the encoded protein is MTRSDGRAADQLRPVTFQRGWLDHAEGSCLVEFGRTRVLCAASFTPGVPRWRKDSGLGWVTGEYAMLPRATGTRSDRESVKGRVGGRTHEISRLVGRSLRAAVDLSALGENSIMIDCDVLQADGGTRTAAITGAYVALADAIAWARTQGHVKAGAQPIVDSVAAVSVGIVDGEPRLDLHYDDDVAADTDMNVVMTGGGRYVEVQGTAEGEPFDRALLDRLLDLAAAGCAELTRLQAEALAS
- a CDS encoding MBL fold metallo-hydrolase, translated to MRLTVVGCSGSYPGPDSPASCYLVEHDGHRIVLDLGNGAFGALQRHVDPLDVDAVVLSHLHADHCLDLTSYYVWRRYRPEGPAHVIPVLGPTGTHQRMVRAYDLPPEPGMLGEFEFRDHVPVTELGPFRVSTVRVAHPVEAYAVRVEAGGRSLVFSGDTGECDALVEIATGTDLALFEASLLDRHEIPPGLHLTGRQAAEHAVRAGAGRLVLTHLVPWTPREETEAEARAAYDGDLVLAEPGLVLEV